A section of the Bacillota bacterium genome encodes:
- a CDS encoding IS21 family transposase: MDIKVIYAEGLSIREIARRTGHDRKTVRKYLRAKELPEYKPRPPRPSKLDDYKDYLKARMADGVFNANRLLAEIRALGYTGGKTILKDFVKP; the protein is encoded by the coding sequence TTGGATATCAAAGTTATTTACGCTGAAGGATTGAGCATCAGGGAAATAGCGAGGCGGACCGGACACGACCGTAAGACCGTCCGGAAGTATCTTCGTGCCAAAGAACTGCCCGAGTACAAACCGAGGCCCCCCAGGCCATCCAAACTCGACGACTACAAGGACTACCTCAAGGCCAGGATGGCCGATGGCGTGTTCAACGCCAACCGGCTCCTCGCTGAGATCCGCGCTCTGGGGTACACCGGCGGTAAGACAATTCTAAAGGATTTCGTCAAACCCTT